A window of the Candidatus Methanoperedens sp. genome harbors these coding sequences:
- the glyS gene encoding glycine--tRNA ligase — translation MADKYEQVLELAKRRGFLWNSFELYGGTAGFFDYGPLGAMLKRRVENIWRDIFVINEGYYEIEAPTIGIEDIFIASGHVGGFSDPLTECQKCHEDFRADHLVRDIIENPDTLSSEELTDVIGKNNVKCPECGGKLGNVYEFNLMFKTAIGPGGKRMGYLRPETAQGMFVDFPRLVKFYRDHLPFGATQIGKAYRNEISPRQGVIRLREFTQAEAEIFIDPRDKTHPRFKEVADIVMNLYSQDGQARGETTKMSLGEAVKNGIIAHEFLAYCLAMTYQFLVRVGVSPEKLRFRQHMKDEMAHYAADCWDAEILSDRFGWVEVVGIADRTDFDLKAHAKQSEKELSVYVSYDTPKKVEKFVVKPDMGVLGPSFKGKAGKVANALKALKPEELVGEVIEVTVDGEKIKIDKKSVKFETVTEEIHGENIIPHVIEPSFGIDRITYSLLEHSYFEEETKEKVDDEEEENEGKRIVLRLPPEVAPVQAAVFPLLSRDELRKPGNEIAGKLRKAGILVAFDDSGTIGRRYRRNDEIGTPYSITVDYETLEDGTVTIRDRDTMKQVRAKVSDIAENIYDMIYCGKSLEDAGKSI, via the coding sequence ATGGCTGACAAATACGAACAGGTGCTTGAATTGGCAAAGCGCCGCGGATTCTTATGGAACTCATTTGAGCTGTACGGCGGTACGGCAGGTTTTTTCGATTACGGACCACTTGGCGCGATGCTAAAGCGCCGCGTTGAGAATATCTGGCGAGACATATTTGTGATAAACGAGGGTTATTACGAGATCGAAGCGCCCACGATCGGTATCGAAGATATCTTTATCGCGTCCGGGCATGTGGGCGGATTCTCTGATCCCCTTACTGAATGCCAGAAGTGCCATGAAGACTTCAGGGCAGATCATCTCGTCAGGGATATAATCGAAAATCCGGATACCCTGAGTTCAGAAGAACTCACGGATGTTATTGGTAAAAATAATGTCAAATGCCCCGAATGCGGCGGAAAGCTCGGTAACGTGTATGAGTTCAATCTCATGTTCAAAACGGCAATCGGGCCAGGCGGAAAGCGAATGGGTTACCTTCGCCCCGAGACAGCACAGGGAATGTTCGTGGATTTCCCGCGCCTTGTCAAATTCTACCGCGACCACCTGCCCTTTGGCGCAACCCAGATTGGCAAAGCTTACAGAAATGAGATATCACCGCGCCAGGGCGTTATACGCCTCCGTGAATTTACGCAGGCCGAAGCAGAGATATTCATCGATCCGAGGGACAAGACACACCCCAGGTTCAAAGAGGTCGCTGATATTGTCATGAACCTGTATTCTCAGGATGGCCAGGCAAGGGGTGAAACCACAAAAATGTCACTTGGCGAAGCTGTAAAGAACGGGATCATCGCCCATGAATTCCTCGCATATTGTCTTGCCATGACCTATCAGTTCCTGGTTCGCGTTGGTGTCTCCCCTGAAAAATTGCGGTTCAGGCAGCACATGAAAGACGAGATGGCTCACTACGCTGCTGATTGCTGGGATGCCGAGATCCTGAGTGACAGGTTCGGGTGGGTGGAAGTTGTGGGTATTGCTGACAGGACTGATTTTGACCTGAAAGCCCATGCAAAACAGAGCGAGAAGGAATTAAGCGTATATGTTTCATACGATACTCCCAAAAAAGTTGAGAAATTCGTTGTAAAACCAGATATGGGAGTTCTTGGTCCTAGTTTTAAGGGAAAAGCAGGAAAGGTCGCAAATGCCCTGAAAGCGCTGAAGCCGGAAGAACTGGTGGGTGAGGTCATAGAAGTGACAGTTGATGGCGAAAAAATCAAGATCGATAAAAAATCCGTGAAATTCGAGACAGTAACAGAGGAAATCCATGGAGAGAATATAATACCGCATGTCATAGAACCATCATTTGGTATCGACAGGATCACTTATTCTCTGCTTGAACATTCATATTTTGAAGAAGAGACAAAAGAAAAAGTTGATGACGAAGAGGAAGAAAATGAGGGTAAACGAATCGTATTGCGCCTGCCCCCTGAAGTAGCGCCTGTGCAGGCAGCAGTTTTTCCCCTTCTTTCTCGCGATGAATTGAGAAAGCCCGGGAATGAGATTGCAGGTAAACTCAGGAAAGCTGGAATACTCGTGGCTTTTGATGATTCCGGAACTATAGGAAGGCGGTATCGCAGAAATGATGAGATCGGGACACCGTATTCTATAACTGTAGATTATGAGACGCTTGAGGACGGGACGGTAACGATCAGGGACAGGGATACGATGAAACAGGTGCGGGCAAAGGTAAGTGACATTGCCGAAAATATTTATGATATGATTTACTGCGGTAAATCATTAGAAGATGCAGGAAAATCAATTTGA
- a CDS encoding hydrogenase maturation nickel metallochaperone HypA, translated as MEDINQEAVFFRCNVCSFDFEADPNFIPIPCPQCGSEDTGRI; from the coding sequence ATGGAAGACATAAACCAGGAAGCGGTATTTTTCAGATGCAATGTTTGCAGCTTTGATTTTGAGGCTGACCCTAACTTTATCCCCATACCCTGCCCCCAGTGCGGGAGCGAGGATACGGGGAGAATATGA
- a CDS encoding GxxExxY protein, producing MELNEISEKIIGAAIQVHTTLGPGLLESTYEACLKYELNKRGLKVLSQVGLPVVYDGMNIDLGYRLDLLVEDTVIVELKAVTTITPLHEAQLLSYLKLSGKRLGLLINFNVTLLKDGITRRIN from the coding sequence ATGGAATTGAATGAAATATCTGAAAAGATTATTGGGGCGGCAATACAGGTACACACAACCCTGGGACCTGGATTGCTGGAAAGTACTTATGAAGCTTGCTTGAAATATGAATTGAATAAGCGAGGTTTAAAAGTCCTATCTCAGGTTGGACTTCCTGTCGTATATGATGGGATGAATATCGATTTAGGATACAGGCTGGATCTTCTCGTAGAAGATACCGTAATCGTAGAACTCAAAGCAGTGACTACGATAACACCCCTTCATGAGGCGCAATTACTCTCTTACCTTAAGTTAAGCGGGAAACGCCTTGGCCTGTTAATAAATTTCAATGTGACACTTCTTAAGGATGGAATTACACGCAGGATCAATTAA
- a CDS encoding type II toxin-antitoxin system VapC family toxin — protein MSVFADTGAFLAYRNKKDKYHETAFKLFRNALKGKYGQIYTSDYIYDEALTLALVRTNNIDIAMDIAQVIQSPRIKMIFVDAGLLERSTKTFKQYSNRSLSFTDAVSIEIMNEFDIEKYLGFDAHFNGIVGQVLQDNND, from the coding sequence ATGTCTGTGTTCGCTGACACAGGGGCATTTTTGGCATACAGGAATAAAAAGGATAAGTACCATGAGACTGCATTCAAACTATTCAGGAATGCGCTGAAAGGGAAATACGGACAAATATACACCTCAGATTATATATATGATGAGGCTCTCACACTTGCTCTTGTCAGAACAAACAATATTGACATAGCGATGGATATAGCGCAAGTGATCCAGTCACCGAGGATAAAAATGATTTTTGTTGATGCAGGGCTTTTAGAAAGGTCCACAAAAACATTCAAACAGTATTCTAACAGGAGTTTGAGTTTTACTGATGCCGTATCTATTGAAATCATGAACGAATTCGATATAGAGAAATATCTTGGTTTTGATGCACATTTTAATGGAATCGTGGGACAGGTTCTACAGGATAATAACGATTGA